A single region of the Undibacterium piscinae genome encodes:
- a CDS encoding YggT family protein, producing MLHGIFTFVIDTVAGLFAGFLLLRFWMQAQRVRPPAGLAQSIFQITDWLIHPIRRFIPGFGGYDWASLVATFLVALLSMLVDFWLLSPVSFPVVLLLAVFKMLQWILYGFMALLVLEAVFSWVNPHAPFAPFIRVLNEPLLSPLRRLIPPLGGIDFSPMVALIALQVLNRLLSELLPAAIGF from the coding sequence GTGTTGCATGGAATTTTTACCTTTGTCATTGATACTGTCGCCGGCTTATTTGCCGGTTTTCTCCTATTGCGTTTTTGGATGCAGGCGCAAAGAGTCCGGCCTCCGGCAGGATTGGCGCAATCTATTTTTCAGATCACTGACTGGCTGATACACCCGATTCGGCGTTTTATTCCAGGCTTTGGCGGATATGACTGGGCCAGTTTGGTCGCCACTTTTTTAGTCGCGCTATTGTCGATGCTGGTCGATTTCTGGTTGCTGTCACCGGTTTCATTTCCGGTCGTCCTGTTGCTGGCCGTATTTAAAATGCTGCAATGGATACTCTATGGCTTTATGGCATTGCTGGTGCTGGAGGCCGTGTTTAGCTGGGTCAATCCGCACGCCCCGTTTGCGCCTTTCATTCGTGTGCTCAACGAGCCATTGCTGTCACCTTTACGCAGGCTGATTCCCCCTTTGGGCGGAATTGATTTTTCACCTATGGTGGCGTTGATTGCACTGCAGGTCTTGAATCGCTTGTTAAGCGAATTGTTGCCCGCTGCAATTGGATTTTAA